The following proteins are co-located in the Thermosipho africanus Ob7 genome:
- a CDS encoding homocysteine biosynthesis protein — translation MRSFEEINEKIEKGKVVVLTAEEAVKLSKEKGVKYVYENVDVVTTGTFSPMCSSGVFFNFGHTTPPMRMEEIKLDGVTVHAGLAAVDGFLGATQEDGIGGSYVIEKLISGQDVFLSANAKGTDCYPRKKIEGYINKDIINEFYFFNPRNVYQNYSAATNGSNKTIYTYMGKLLPNYSNVTYATSGELSPLLKDPKLKTIGIGTRIFFGGTQGYVVWQGTQYNPSTEDIPKNPSRTLAVIGNAKEMSREYIRAAKFKGYGVTIFIGIGIPIPILDEEIAYYVTRSNSELITTVRDYSKHDKPIIREVTYQELKSGKIELNGKYVKTAPITSMNVSRKIANELKKQILNKEFFLTKPVASLPSKSDYKKLNTKSTKQEKVIKNECVNCGLCTGYCNAFYIENDTVKFEKTKCTNCGLCSDVCPVGIELPWGLIN, via the coding sequence ATGAGAAGTTTTGAAGAAATCAACGAAAAAATTGAAAAAGGTAAAGTAGTAGTTTTAACAGCGGAAGAAGCTGTAAAACTCTCAAAAGAAAAAGGTGTAAAGTACGTATATGAAAACGTTGACGTTGTAACCACTGGGACCTTTTCACCAATGTGTTCATCCGGTGTTTTCTTCAACTTCGGCCACACAACACCTCCAATGAGAATGGAAGAAATAAAGTTAGATGGAGTCACAGTTCATGCAGGCCTTGCTGCTGTTGATGGATTCTTGGGCGCAACTCAAGAAGATGGGATTGGCGGTTCTTACGTCATTGAAAAACTAATCTCTGGTCAGGATGTATTTTTATCTGCCAATGCAAAAGGAACAGATTGCTATCCCAGAAAAAAAATAGAAGGTTACATAAATAAAGACATAATAAATGAATTCTATTTCTTTAATCCAAGAAACGTATACCAAAACTACTCGGCTGCTACAAATGGTTCTAATAAAACTATATATACATATATGGGAAAATTACTCCCAAATTATTCAAATGTCACTTATGCTACTTCAGGAGAGTTAAGCCCACTTTTAAAAGATCCAAAGTTAAAAACAATAGGAATAGGCACTAGAATATTCTTTGGAGGAACTCAAGGATACGTTGTCTGGCAAGGAACACAGTATAATCCAAGTACAGAAGATATCCCAAAAAATCCTTCTAGAACTCTTGCAGTAATTGGAAACGCAAAAGAAATGTCAAGAGAATATATTAGAGCAGCAAAATTTAAAGGATATGGAGTTACTATATTTATAGGAATTGGTATACCTATTCCTATACTAGATGAAGAGATAGCCTATTATGTAACACGCTCAAACTCAGAACTTATAACAACAGTAAGAGATTACTCAAAACATGATAAACCTATAATAAGAGAAGTAACTTATCAAGAATTAAAAAGTGGTAAAATTGAGTTAAATGGTAAATATGTAAAAACTGCTCCTATTACCAGCATGAATGTATCAAGAAAAATTGCAAATGAACTAAAAAAACAAATTTTAAACAAAGAATTTTTCCTTACAAAACCAGTCGCCTCTCTTCCATCAAAATCTGATTACAAAAAATTAAACACAAAAAGTACTAAGCAAGAAAAAGTCATTAAAAACGAATGTGTAAATTGCGGTTTGTGTACAGGATACTGTAATGCTTTTTACATAGAAAATGATACAGTAAAGTTTGAAAAAACAAAATGTACAAATTGCGGACTTTGTAGTGATGTATGCCCAGTTGGAATAGAGCTTCCATGGGGGCTGATAAATTGA
- a CDS encoding methionine synthase, whose amino-acid sequence MIYIPEKFEYMPKKKIVVARASTRYEKLDEELIKKINDLYLEGLSLSSPTIWYETFNIEELPKSIIPEKFKGVKKMTLFVSTLGEEIDKKIEHYTENGEVFSGMILDAWGSEALETLNDNFDKKLRKKYKDGTMRFSPGYEDVDIRENRTIINLLKVDKIKVLESGIMIPRKTTTCMIGWW is encoded by the coding sequence GTGATTTATATCCCCGAAAAATTTGAATATATGCCTAAAAAGAAAATAGTCGTTGCAAGAGCATCTACAAGATATGAAAAACTTGACGAAGAATTAATCAAAAAGATAAACGATCTTTACCTTGAAGGTCTTTCTTTATCATCTCCAACTATCTGGTATGAAACATTTAACATAGAAGAATTACCAAAAAGTATAATTCCAGAAAAATTTAAAGGTGTTAAAAAAATGACGCTTTTTGTCTCCACACTTGGGGAAGAAATAGATAAAAAAATAGAACATTACACAGAAAATGGAGAAGTATTTTCTGGAATGATTCTTGATGCGTGGGGTTCAGAAGCTCTTGAAACATTAAATGATAATTTTGATAAAAAGTTAAGAAAAAAATACAAAGATGGGACAATGAGGTTTTCTCCAGGATATGAGGATGTAGACATTAGAGAAAATAGAACTATCATTAATTTATTAAAAGTGGATAAAATAAAGGTCTTAGAAAGTGGTATTATGATCCCAAGAAAAACAACAACATGTATGATAGGATGGTGGTAA
- a CDS encoding UPF0280 family protein, with translation MKRFYRNFMGNNLFSFSIKYKESDLWIALDKKETGLSVLAYNYLVFLRKELEEYATKTFLASLKPIAFDENAPKVAKDMLKASKKANVGPMAAVAGAFAKHIGQYIKKLVNPKKLLVENGGDLYIYSHEPTTIMILSTNTNLYLELPPGEFGIATSSRKIGHSKNFGKTDTTTVVCSDPALADAYATAISNKIKNVHDAKNLLSRKFEEIQDIIVTIDKNIIIKAIHNVRG, from the coding sequence TTGAAAAGGTTTTATAGAAACTTCATGGGAAACAATCTTTTTTCTTTTTCAATAAAGTACAAAGAAAGCGATCTTTGGATTGCATTAGACAAAAAAGAAACAGGACTTTCGGTTCTAGCTTACAACTATCTTGTTTTCTTGAGAAAAGAACTGGAAGAATATGCAACAAAAACTTTCCTTGCATCTTTAAAACCAATTGCATTTGATGAGAATGCTCCAAAAGTAGCAAAAGATATGCTTAAAGCTTCAAAAAAGGCAAATGTTGGACCAATGGCGGCTGTTGCAGGTGCTTTTGCAAAACATATTGGACAATATATTAAAAAGCTAGTAAATCCAAAAAAACTTTTAGTAGAAAATGGTGGAGATTTATATATTTATTCACATGAGCCAACAACTATAATGATACTTTCAACTAATACTAATTTATACCTAGAATTACCACCTGGAGAGTTCGGGATTGCAACATCTTCAAGAAAAATTGGACATTCAAAAAATTTTGGCAAAACAGATACAACTACAGTTGTATGCAGTGACCCTGCCCTTGCTGATGCATATGCTACCGCAATATCTAATAAAATTAAAAATGTACATGATGCAAAAAATTTACTTTCAAGAAAATTTGAAGAAATCCAAGATATAATCGTTACAATAGATAAAAATATAATTATAAAGGCTATACATAACGTAAGGGGATGA
- a CDS encoding methylenetetrahydrofolate reductase — protein sequence MKISQIKDFFISIEVIPPLRGHSADNLYKAIDKIMPYNPAFISVTKHPPELEYYEIDGQILKLPKVKRPGTMGIVAALKMRYNVDVVPHLTCIGNSKFELEELLIDLDFLGIDNVFVIRGDKKKNVIKKEWQYDYAYQLVQQISDMNKGKYLYQTAKKTNFCIGVAGYPEKHYESPNLKTDIKYLKRKIEAGAQFVITQMFFDIEKYFNFVKLLRNEGITVKVIPGLKPILSYKSALKIPGTFYVDIPEELIEKLDNARTPKEEFWTGVKYTIKLIEKLKENNVPGIHFFTMSNTDAIVEILKHI from the coding sequence ATGAAAATATCTCAAATCAAAGACTTTTTTATTTCAATTGAAGTAATACCGCCACTTAGAGGGCATAGTGCAGATAATCTATATAAAGCAATAGACAAAATAATGCCATACAATCCAGCATTTATAAGTGTAACCAAGCATCCTCCAGAACTTGAATACTATGAAATAGATGGCCAGATTCTTAAACTTCCAAAGGTTAAAAGGCCAGGAACAATGGGAATTGTTGCTGCATTAAAGATGAGATACAATGTAGATGTAGTCCCGCATCTCACCTGTATCGGAAACAGCAAATTTGAGCTTGAGGAATTATTAATTGATCTAGATTTTCTTGGAATCGATAATGTATTTGTTATTCGTGGAGATAAAAAGAAAAATGTAATAAAAAAAGAATGGCAGTATGATTATGCTTACCAGCTTGTCCAACAAATTTCCGATATGAATAAAGGAAAATACTTGTATCAAACAGCCAAAAAAACAAATTTTTGTATTGGTGTTGCAGGATATCCAGAAAAACATTATGAATCTCCAAATCTAAAAACTGATATAAAATACTTAAAGAGGAAGATAGAAGCAGGAGCACAGTTTGTAATAACTCAAATGTTCTTTGATATAGAAAAGTATTTTAATTTTGTCAAACTTTTAAGGAATGAAGGAATAACCGTAAAAGTTATACCTGGCCTTAAACCTATTCTAAGCTACAAAAGCGCATTAAAAATACCTGGAACTTTTTATGTAGATATTCCTGAAGAATTGATTGAAAAACTAGATAATGCAAGAACCCCAAAAGAAGAATTCTGGACAGGCGTAAAATATACCATAAAATTAATTGAAAAACTAAAAGAAAATAATGTCCCAGGAATACACTTTTTTACAATGAGCAATACCGATGCAATTGTAGAAATATTAAAGCACATATAG